From a single Fusarium fujikuroi IMI 58289 draft genome, chromosome FFUJ_chr03 genomic region:
- a CDS encoding related to ribosomal protein L19, mitochondrial has protein sequence MNLAIVGRPVGCLKSALRRTRLLRTFERRVSSAAVEPVPKPIPNAFSAEQRADLTKVSKFHIYPRVPSIRTTHPDPMPALLQKQLAKLDPTGARTRLFSREHADSAKVGDVLMVTTKGGEPFAGAFIQIRRRGQDTAIQLRGQMMKVGVEMWFKIYSPTVTGIDIIWRRPKRARRARLTYMRKPKHDMGSVDQMVFAWKKERYTLRSRATQSGKPSGRQHAKILGQKKK, from the exons ATGAACCTCGCCATCGTGGGACGGCCAGTTGGCTGTCTCAAATCTGCTCTTCGACGGACAAGACTCCTGAGGACTTTCGAAAGGAGGGTTTCCTCAGCAGCCGTTGAGCCTGTGCCCAAGCCGATACCGAACGCTTTCAGCGCTGAACAAC GGGCGGACCTCACGAAGGTTAGCAAATTTCATATCTACCCTCGAGTCCCGAGTATCCGTACCACCCACCCCGATCCCATGCCCGCACTTCTGCAAAAGCAACTCGCGAAACTCGATCCGACTGGCGCACGCACACGATTGTTCTCAAGAGAGCACGCCGACAGCGCTAAGGTTGGCGACGTTCTGATGGTGACGACGAAGGGTGGGGAGCCCTTTGCCGGCGCTTTTATACAAATCCGACGCCGAGGCCAGGATACAGCGATCCAACTGCGTGgacagatgatgaaggtTGGTGTGGAGATGTGGTTCAAGATCTACAGCCCGACTGTGACGGGTATCGATATCATCTGGCGACGGCCCAAGAGGGCACGACGAGCACGCCTCACGTACATGCGGAAGCCCAAACACGACATGGGTAGTGTGGATCAAATGGTGTTTGcatggaagaaggagagaTATACCCTACGGTCACGAGCAACTCAGTCTGGAAAACCCTCTGGAAGACAGCATGCCAAGATTCttggacagaagaagaagtag